The sequence acctgaaaatggctgtccactgaTGGTctccatccaacctgacagagctcCAGAGGATCTGCAGCAAAGAACGACAGGAAgcccccaaatccaggtgtgtcGAAGGTGCTTCAACAAAGTACTGATTCAAATGTCTGAATACTTACatcaatgtgatatttcagtttttcctttttaacaaATTTGCAAAAAGTTCTAAaattctccttttgttttgtcatcATGGGGCAGAGCAAGGCTGCAACATTACAAACTGTGAAAAGGAGGATGGGGTCTAGCTACTTTCTGAATGAACTGTAAGCTACCTTCATTCATTTATACTTTGATTGCTGACACTGTATCAGTGAGGTGGTAAAAGTCGCTGAAAAACACTTCTCCTCAGACTTGAGCAAGAACCAGAAGGAACATGCAGAGCGATACAGTATGTATTCATGGACACGTCGTGTAAGACACAATGAGGAACCAAACAGGTCCATGATTttcaaaaaagacagaaacagtgcACAAGACCATTAATATCAGCATCAGACTGAATGTGCAGTAACATCCTCTCCAGCCTCCACACggacagaacagaaacagacactggATGTTATCACACCAACAGATTGTCCGTAacatgcttgtttttgtttgcatgtgtgtccttGAGCACTTCCTGAAACCCTGTTTATGGAAACACCAATAAATACATGTGACTTGaccacatgagaaaaaaaaataaaaaaagagaaagaagaagcagcagcagcagcagcagctctggaagCTCATGGGTGCTGCTGTGGCTCCGCCTCAGGGAGATCCAGTTTAACTGACTTATCTCAGCAGGTGGAGGCTgatttcctctgcttcctctcacaGACGGAGCATCGCTGTTTGTCCTGGACTCGTCATCTGGTCACACAGGTaggaaacaaacagagctgtgttaCACTGACAACATGAAATATCACGATTCTAAAGACTGGTGATATCAAACACAAGGATATTTTGGGAATAACTATCTGAGCTTTTGGTGTTCTTGGACTTTTGGTGCCATTTGTACTATTTATTTGAACTGTTTTGTTGGATGAAATGTGGAGCTGTCTGAACTATCACTTCTGATAATATTGGTCTGTTTTCTATGCACAAGCTACACGCAGCCATGTACTCTGTGGAACTTTTATTACTTTGATAATTACTTGCCTGCTGTCCTCCATTACtcacaatgtttttgttttttttttataaatcatGAATATCAATATTTGCTTAATCTGTGGTAAAAAATTATTTACATTGAGATAAATGAGAAActaaatgaattatttttttcccatcaccGTATCCGCATGGAGCCTGTCAGCGACAATTACATGCATTAACActataaaaaatgtttattttttacattaattaatttttttttttttacagtgtgggtTTTTGAAGCCAAAATTACTACTTTAAATGACTGAAGTCAATTTCTGACAACTGTGCTGCTGTCCATTGTGTAATCTGTCTTAATTTCCTAGGAATGTAAGTGTAGTGGTGTTATTAATGGCCAGTGGGGAAAACAAACCAGGGTGCAGGGACACAAAATATCTTCAGTTACTCCTCAGCTGGAGGCTGACTTGAACATTTACTGCCACCTACAGAAGAAATCAGGCCTGTGAAGTTACGTATGTGGGATGGCCCCTTCATCTAATGGAGCATCTTACTTAAGTTACAGTCTTCCAAAaccaataaaatgtgaaaaacaggCAACAAGAATAAGCTACAAACCCACAGCACAAAGTGAGTTGATTCTGGGTGAGAGATCAGTATAGAAAGACTGAAACTGCTCACGCATGCTTGCTTCATACATAAGTGGGAAAACATCACGCTTACTTTAACACTGCTTTACACTCCACACTGATAATGACAAAAAGCACATCATAAAGTGAAATGGTGGAGGGGTAACCACAACAGttgctgtctcctctctctcctttgccATTTACAACCTGGAATATGGTTTATTTTCTTACAGCAAATGGGCAGAGAATCGCCAAAACTGTCTGAAGCACGACAATTTAAATGTCAATAAACAAACAGTTCAGATTTGACCTAGGTTGAACCTTGTTCGTGACGCCTCTTGATGGTATTACTGATGGCTGATTGGCTTAATGAGCTTACCAAGCCGCTTCTGCTCTTTTCACAGCATTTGCTTCTGTGGGCTGAATCACAGGCCAGGACCAGGATCAACAAGGATACTAAAGCCATATTACAGAAATAGTCTGCTGTTTATCACTTTGAGAAAGTTGAGGAGGAAACTCCCTAGGTTGAAGTTGTGCATTAATTGCCCCAGAAGAGCAGAAAGGCCACAGATTCACACTTTGACATAGCTCTAaaacaccaccaacaccaacagcaaTGGGCAACAGCAAGAGCGGCGCTGTGTCCAAGGAAATCCTGGAGGACCTGAAGCTCAACACCAAGTTCTCAGAGACTGAGATAGTCCAGTGGTACGAAAACTTCAAGAAGCAGTGTCCAACAGGGCGCATCACGAAAGAAGAATTTCAGACCATCTACAGTAAGTTCTTCCCAGAGAGCGACGCCAATACGTACGCCCAGCATGTTTTCCGCTCCTTTGACACAAACGACGACGGCACGCTGGACTTCAAGGAGTACATTGTTGCCCTCCACATGACGTCGACAGGGAAGACCACCAGGAAACTGGAGTGGGCCTTCTCGCTGTTTGACGTGGACAAGAATGGATACATCACCAAGTCAGAGGTCAAGGAAATCTGCACGGTGAGTTTTGGAAAAGGGGCAGTGATGCAGGACCCCATAAAAGCATCTCTAACAGTTTCAAGGGCACAGACAGTACTATCATCTGCACAGAAATGATTCAGAAGGTATTCgaaatttcgcctgtacttctgtgcaagtgacaataaagatcctatcctatcctatttATTGTGCACTGCAATGGCCAGAAAAACTAAATGAGGCTCCTAGTAAGAGACACTGTTTAAGAAAAAGCAAATCTTgtttcagtctgactgcagcatctgtgaataACACATTTGTTAATAATTTGACAGCCTAGCCACTGTCTTTCCAGTAACCTTTTCTTTAAGCCCTGCAATTTATCGTGTCCCAGTAGGAACCAATCCAATTTATTTGTGTTCCAGTGGGTCCTTTTAAACAGAAGACACTGTTAAATAAGTTAAAAAGAGAGTCAGGGACCCAACAGTGTGAAATCTTTACATCCCCTATAGGCTTATTTATAGCGACCACATTTCAATTTAAAAGATTAGAGTTCATGTAATCACAACAGAACAAAGCCAGAGAGGCCAAAGAGCTGGTCACTTAATCCGTGGCACCACagcagtttgttgctgtttttgtcagtAAAGACATGAGCAGCTCGCAGAAGTGACAAAATGGTTGAGATTAAAGGAGGATTTTGGCGTGATGGTTCTACTCCGTTTGCAGATATGAAAGTCGAACTTAAACTAGCAGAATTCATATGAATTTAAACTCTGATTATCAACAAAAGCGAAGAATTAGGAcgtaaaagggaaaaaaataaaatgttgcaaTGCATTCATGGCCACCAACAATATAAAAActaaatcattttctttttcttttcttttttaccatTGTATATCTTCTATGTTTTTATGTCGTTTTTCCTAACAGGCGATTTTTAAGCTGATTCCTAAAGATGAACTCGAAAATCTGCctgaagatgaaaacacagctgagaaGAGGGCAGATAAACTCTGGAATTACTTTGACAAGGGCGAAAATGGTGAGATTTTAATAGATGTGAAGGGATTTAGTTTGTCATTTGTTCGGGCTTAGGTCCCAGcaaatgaaaactgaagcaCCTTTTTGCACGTTaagttttcagtgtgtttatatgtgacATTAAAATCAAATACCGGGTAATGGAGTATCTTCCTCATTTGACTGCATTACGTCAGTCCTACCAGCAGACGGTGCTCAGTTCTGCAGTGGATTTAGTGAAGCTTCAAaacttttaaactgtttaaGATCTTCATCAAAGAGGTTGTTTTAggatgtatttttacatttatatttcataaactaattgtcttcttctctttccagaTCGAGTGGCAGAAGGGGAGTTCATTCAGGGCGTAATGGACAATGAAGACGCTCTTCGTTTGATTCAGTATCAGCCTTTAAAATAACTGTTCTAGCAaacagatttattattattatatctcTCTccattcctgtttttttccaccttacCCTTCACTCTGCAACGACACCTGATGGCACCTACACAAAATGTGAGATCGTAGCAGATGTCATAATTAAATAATGATACAGAATCTCCTGCAGAGTTTTACATTTGTCACCAATGAGTGTGCGCTTTGTCCTGTTTTCCTTATCATACAGAGcatgaaataaatgttaaagTTTAACATTCCCTCATAAATATATGGCCTGACACCTTCCCACatctcaaaatattttttctgttaagATTAGCTTCTGCACAGATTAGCTGCTCTGTTGATTAGCTTCTCTGTTGTGTTAGAAACTCAAGCACACATTTGAATATACTCACATGTGCATTAGTTAAAGTATTATTACCATGAGATATGCTCTTTTTTCTCAACTGGGCAGCCAATGCTGGTCTCTGTAGTTTCTCAATCTACCCTGGgatgtttttttccatccttACTGTGTAATTTTGTGTCTTTTACAGTGTTCAGTTCATCCATCTAGCTAAGTGTTGCATACTGGAGAATAGGTCTGTTCATGTACAACAGTACATAAAACTGTGTTGGTCCTGGGTTTCCCTTTACAATAAACTCAATAAATTCAATCAATAAATCAGAACCATGAAATTGTAATAAAACATAAGGTGTCaaaagtcttctttttttctccacagtcatAAAATTTGATCACCTGATCATATCTTAGATTAAATCAATATTCtcagaaaacacatcacacagctcTTTTAGCGATCAACCATGGTTACAAATCTTTACCGtgaatttttatgtttgttcttACATCATGAACTGAAATACAATTCAATATTCAATCTCTTTTACACCTTAAAATCTTGACTTAGGtcacgcgcacacacgcgcgcCTACTACGCAGCGTTACTAAGCGACACAGGCTACCGCCATTAGCTTAGCTGAAAATGACTTACCATGACGGTCCAGTTACAGCAAACCCACATCAACAGGCTTCGGATCATCTCAGTCTCTTCTGGTATCCCTTCCGGATACTTTAAATGTTTGCAGCTAACTTACGTGCAATAACCGATAAGAGttaatttctcttttctcactcGTTAGCAtctttttctcctgctgcttcGGTGCGCGTACTACCGCAATTGCTACCTGACAGAGGGCGGGACTTACTTTCTCCCGCCTATAGCATTTCATTACTGTGTGATCGGACCAGTAACAATAAACTAAACTTGACAGACACATAAATCAACCAAATAACTTCAAATAACCAAAGTTTTGTGAACCAGGAAGTAGCgagaaaatattaaattaaaattttaacaaaataaggaaacgtaaaaaaaaaaaaaaaaaaaaaaaaaaaaaaaaaaaaaaaaaaaaaaatctacgtTTGAGTTCTTACTTTTAGAAACCCAAACCCTGAAGGTTCATTCGTCGCCAGATGTTCACAACTGTCCTGTTTTAACGATGACCGTGTTCTTAAGTTACACAAGACAAACGCAGATAACAGTGTCTGTATAAGAGATTAATATTGTTTCACAGTAAGAAGACCTGGTTTACTTTCGTGCTCCACATTCTGGGACACATCTGCGATGTTTTTTACTGCACACAACCTGCTTCTCTCATTATCAAGTGAATTTCAGAACAACTTTTACTATTTTACCCAGGAGGAAATTTATATTTGGAAGGTTCCTTCCAAAATAAAATTGGATTCTCAGAGATCTTCTTTAAAGAATAATAATTTCTTGAGAACAGGAAGCTAATTTTGTGGCAAATTGAAACTGCAGCATGCCCAAACTAGCCCAAAACAAAGAATAAttgaaaatatacacaaattTTCTTAAGTTAttgtaaagttgttttttgCTGCTGCCAGTAAGAAATGCACACTTTTGtactgacaataaataaattaacaacaCCTTCATCTTTCCTTACGTTGGGCTGGTTTTGAGGAAATGGTTGAAGTGGTGTGAGAGTTTCATCTTACATAAACTGTTATATAATTCAACCtcataatttacatttttaattactcTCCACATACTGTTCAGTGACCCAGCAACCCTCTTTATCTCTGCTTCACTGCCTATATTATgtcaatctctctctccctccctctctctctctctctttcagtcttaTTCCCCTGACTGGGGAGATTATTGACATAATCTTCTATCCAGCATTTGAAAGCATCTGTCTTAACACCCAAATCTCTCTGTTGCTGTAATCGTTgattcttcctttctcttttttcagagATGTACATACAACTAGGTGTATATAAAGGTCCTGTGCAAGGCACCTACAGAGCATGTGGGTAATatgttttaatgcatttttgtatttgtggttaaaaataaatttgtaaagCTGTAATGCTTATAGTTGCAAACATATCAGCCCGGTCTCACTGCAACTGCAGTTTCCTAACATGCAAAGACTCACTTTGTGAATATTgtgaaaaatcaaaacacataaAGGGGCAGGTGGAGAAGACGTGAttggaaacagaaaaggagTCTGATAGTCTAATGTTCACAGAAAATAAGGATGCTGTGGATGCCTGGACATCTTTATGTCAGATGGAACTTGTAATGAAGCCACTTTATGCAGTTAGAGAGTCTGATAAGGGAAAATACTGGCTAAACTATGCCAATAAATTGGCAATAAGTGTTTTAAAATTATAGGTAAGTCcctcacatttacacactaATGTACTTATTTCTCCCCGTTAATTAAACTTAAAATTAAGCTACTTTTATATTGCTGTTATTTATCCTTTTATTTATCCTTTTGTGAGGAGCTTGATATTGCAAATGCGTCTCATGAGCCTCAGTAGCTGCAAAGGTGACTCAGCTAAAACAGTGAAATCATAGTTTTCATACAACAAAGCTATTTTATATTGATAAAACATGcagtgaatgtttgtttttatttatcaccATACTAAAGGGGATTTTTGTCCATTCAtgcaaacactgaataaaaaccaaaaatataaatactactaataatatTGCACCGTCAGTTCCACAGTTGTACCATATTTTTCTCTCGTAAAACTCACTttaatcacatcacatcattcCTGAAGTCGTCATTCCAGGTCTGGATTTACACAAGGGATGAAACAGAAActtgcatttcatttttctgtaacTGATATTTGATATTGTTGAATAacaaagttgatttttttttgcacagcatCACATAAACcaaactgtttgttgtttcGTTCCCTGATGTTTGTTCCCTTCAGCACCACCATAACGTGAAATAGCTGATACAAGCATTAACAGGATTTCAGTAGAATATAAAATTATAGTAGACACAACCTTCTGTTGGCATGGCCTCCTGTCATTGCCTTCTGGTCCTTTTAACCTTTTTAAGTATCAgagctgtgagtctgtgagttTGCTTCGGAGTCTCTATGCTCCCTCATGTTCAAGAAATTCAAGAAAGAAATGACAGCGTGAACTCGAAAACAGTGTAGGAATGAATCGTGCTAATCATTTTAAACTGCCTATATACAAAGGTGGGTGTGGAATGTGTTCAAGTGTCGTAGTCTTTCTCTGTAGTTTCAGTCAGATATTTTGAGTAAATCCAGATGTTCGTCACAGTTCACTGCCCCTGTAATCCTAGCAGAGTGagccatctctctcctcctgcagagcGTAATCCATCTCGTCCATCTCCCGTTCACAGTCTTCACATCCTTCAGCACCACATCCCTCCACCACCACTACACCATGAGGGTCCACCAGCCTTCCTACACCCATTCCACCTCCTCCCAGTGCTCCCAGTGTTCCCACACCCATTACCCCAACTCCTCCTACTGCTCCCACTCCCATTCCAACCCCGTTTCCTCCAACTCCTTCCATCACTGCCATTCCTCCCACTCCAACTCCACCCATTCCCATCCCTCCAACTCCAATTCCTCCTCCACCAACGAGCAGCGCTCCCCCAGCTCCACATGCCAGAGGTCCGACAGCTGGTCCCACTCCTCTGGGCCAGAGCGGGTCCATGAGCGCTCCCTGCTGGCCGAGCTGAATCAGCTGGCTGACGGAGTAAACCCCTCCACCACCGGCTCTAACGACCTCTTCATAGGAGGGGGCGCGGGCGGCGGCTCGGGCCTCCTCCAGCCTCACCCGGGCCCTGTGCTTCATCTCGATGATGGTCTTTGTGTAGGAGTTGAGTGTGGCCACCGCGGCTGCCATGCAGCAGCTGAACGACAGCCACGCCATGCTGGAGAGCACAGGGAGGAGGGATGTTGGCCGTGTTGTCAGACCACAGGCTAATGAAACTTGTTATTTAAATAAACCTGGTTCATGAAATGAGAGTCCCGTGTTTCTGTGTTAAGTAACATGAAGAATATTGTTTAAAGAATCATTGTTATCAAACCTCAAATCTGATTTTTCCAAACTAACACTAATTATTTTGTGTTGAACTGAAACAAACTCACGCAAAGGACCATCCGTAGTCCCAGGTCTGTGGCCTCCAGTCTTTGGGTCCAATGCTGACAGTCATCTGAAACACTGTGGTGTACATCATGTGTGCGACCATCCCCATCATACCTGATGGTtacaaggagaaagagaaagagaaagagaaggagttGAATCATTTAGATTTTGTAGACAGAGCATAGAAGGTTGGACAAATGACATGTAAATATCTGTACATCACATTAGTTCACATAATTCAACCAACGACTTTCTGCACAAATTTTGGGGACAAATTAAAGAACAACATTTTATAACAATACAGCAGGAAGTGTCCCCCGTCCACACCTGAGAGGACGGTGCACATGGCGGCGAAGGCGTTGATCTTGAGGGCGTTCATCTCCCTCTTGGCACAGAGGCAAATCACTTCCACACACATCAGCAGGAAGCCCATGGCCAAAAGACCGATGTACATGAACTCACTGATGACGGACAGCCAGAGGACGCCTGGACGCAGGAgcagaaacataaagaaaaaaaaattagatgtTCAATCTTTTCTGCAAATAATAAGACGTATAAGTGATTCACCCTTTTGCAATTTTGTGTAACTGCAACTCTAAATGAAACAAAGtacaggttgttgtttttttatgtatatatttattttttacttcaaaGAAAATTGAAGAACTTGTACCAACCTTGTGTTTCTCCTGGCGTCAGCTCAATGAAGCTGCGACACTTTTCCTCCTGATCATCACCTGAGAGAACAATCACAACAGATTTCAGTCAGTGAGATCCTGAGATAAACATGGCTCACCAGATCATGTGACCTTGTTGAATCTGTAATATTCGAACAGCGCTGAAAGTCAGCCATCATTTTATGGATTAAAGTAAAAcctatgtctgtctgtgtcagaaAAACAGCCCAAGGATATGAGCGTTATGTTACAGCTGCaatgtgttggtttttggtGGCGGATGACATTGATTAATCCCTTGCAAATGCTCAGTACTTATGTCTATACTCATTATGAATCtagaaaacacaacagaaagagCTGCTCTAAGCCCAGTAGGTCACCTTCCTATAGGAGGAAGAATTTCAGGTCAAAATCCAGAAATCTGCTTTGAGCTGCGAACTGTCGACCAATCACAGTGTCTTTGAGTGGAAGAATATAAGCCAGTGATTACTTCTTGTTTGCTGGATAGCttagtttgctgtgtgtgcgATTTTGAGGATGAAGTTTCACTAGTTTCTGGGAGTATCTTTATAGTTATGCTGTTGGCAGAAGGTGGTGCTGGAACATAATATTCTTCTAAATACAGCACAGCACTAAAAAGAGCATTTTGAATAAAAAGGGAAAGATTAAAAGCTTTTCAGTTACAGCAACATAACCAGACTTTTTACAGGCCTGAGGCTACAATAATCCAGGCTTGTACAAATTATACTCCTGAGTGAGAGTTTAAGGTGGAGGCTTAACTGTAAACCATCCATGTTGACTACAACACATTCATGTTGACTGAAGCACAGTAGTTACACAGAAAGTAACAATAATACTGTTACGTGTCAGCATAACATGCTTCCAACTTTGTGGCAACAGTTTGGGGAAGACCTCCTCCTGTTTCTACATTACATTTCCCCCCGTACGCAAATCCAGCTCCATGAAACCTGGCCTGCACAGAGTCCTGACCTCAACCAAATCCagcacctgcagctgctgcaagtgggagaagaaaaactgaaggtGGAAGGTACGGAGCCCCTGAGGTCTCCAACGAGGAAACTTTTAATCCTGCGTGTACAAGACAACTTTTTGAACTTCATGTGAAACCACTGGGGAGAACCACTGGGTCCCTGTCATTCAGGATAACC is a genomic window of Toxotes jaculatrix isolate fToxJac2 chromosome 13, fToxJac2.pri, whole genome shotgun sequence containing:
- the LOC121191980 gene encoding germ cell-specific gene 1-like protein, giving the protein MLEKMSRRNRSLLSLSLTSLALTLSVSAFCTSYWCEGTHKVVKPLCLSPVKMKNCGQNNSQPYTTEAPTPDPKNPASNVTLSPLQKEELARIKRKQLANAVHYIWETGEDKYMLRYFHTGFWLSCEKHNEGDDQEEKCRSFIELTPGETQGVLWLSVISEFMYIGLLAMGFLLMCVEVICLCAKREMNALKINAFAAMCTVLSGMMGMVAHMMYTTVFQMTVSIGPKDWRPQTWDYGWSFAMAWLSFSCCMAAAVATLNSYTKTIIEMKHRARVRLEEARAAARAPSYEEVVRAGGGGVYSVSQLIQLGQQGALMDPLWPRGVGPAVGPLACGAGGALLVGGGGIGVGGMGMGGVGVGGMAVMEGVGGNGVGMGVGAVGGVGVMGVGTLGALGGGGMGVGRLVDPHGVVVVEGCGAEGCEDCEREMDEMDYALQEERDGSLC
- the LOC121192008 gene encoding recoverin-like gives rise to the protein MGNSKSGAVSKEILEDLKLNTKFSETEIVQWYENFKKQCPTGRITKEEFQTIYSKFFPESDANTYAQHVFRSFDTNDDGTLDFKEYIVALHMTSTGKTTRKLEWAFSLFDVDKNGYITKSEVKEICTAIFKLIPKDELENLPEDENTAEKRADKLWNYFDKGENDRVAEGEFIQGVMDNEDALRLIQYQPLK